One part of the Astatotilapia calliptera chromosome 9, fAstCal1.2, whole genome shotgun sequence genome encodes these proteins:
- the tnk2a gene encoding activated CDC42 kinase 1 isoform X2, producing MGESYMYQRLPYTRGEGEGEDEEAGDRSVGGQMMQCEEGTEWLLELLTDVQLQQYFLRIRDDLNVTRLSHFDYVKNEDLEKIGMGRPGQRRLWEAVKRRRALYKRKSWMSKVFPVKRPDADTQQPHGASSAAAPASSESGAALTCLIRESELQLFERLGDGTFGVVRRGEWTAPNGRVLSVAVKCLKSNVLDSDGLDDFIREVNAMHSLSHQNLIRLYGIVLTQPMKMVTELAPLGSLLDRLRKRQGHILISSLCNYGVQVACGMAYLEQKRFLHRDLAARNVLLSTNETVKIGDFGLMRALPKHTDQYVMEEGHKIPFPWCAPESLKSRTFSHASDTWMFGVTLWEMFTHGQEPWLGLNGSQILHKVDVEAERLCKPDDCPQDIYNVMLQCWSPKPEDRPTFIALRDFLLETMPTDMRALQDFEEEDKLQITMNDVITIIEGRAEHYWWRGQNRRTLRVGQFPRHVVTSVAGLSAQDISRPLKHSFIHTGHGDTDPQRSWGHADRIDSLYLGNPMDPPDVLGMDSGIARPTKLPNRAKKLPPPRPPQPAVLLKKPFYDSVMDDYDDEEDASASSGLKKLGASLGLKLRPWEGTGVRSAKSEVSLIDFTDDSFSSTTPSPLTESRQLDEDTLKDTPSILDWPLPQPAYDEVTAEAEDQSEDQEVRSIYKGLTEEASSSAGGGLTGRSESQSADLFQELQREVMVKLQVPMATGRSLPSSPLPMPLAPLGPHRQIHLPPPSPSSASSFASCFEDRPVLPPRSPVPPLRPSKHNLSARAINPEARTSSISLGNEDDTPPQIPPRDHAFSQPGSRSSSPVALPPPPLAVSPRRASGLLGPLLSSNSPSSSSSLPQASSHSSRLGLPGSSYSSTSLLDPLAFREGRGLSSLIDSSQSSAPVPLPERPAFLERYGAANMAAVKPMMQQHPSGAKPNTSYNNNNGRAAAPSIQREQSITQVQGAVHGVTIEECQAALQSHEWSIPQAINHLKVEQLFRLGLRSRAECEELLQHHQWDLEHASTVMLDTYGPHRNRGQCQKYVEPLNVGAFWSQRK from the exons ATGGGGGAGAGCTATATGTACCAGCGACTCCCCTACACCagaggagagggggagggggaggatGAAGAGGCGGGAGACAGGAGTGTCGGTGGACAAATG ATGCAGTGTGAGGAGGGCACAGAGTGGCTGCTGGAGCTGCTGACAGATGTGCAGCTGCAGCAGTACTTCCTTCGGATCCGTGATGATCTCAACGTCACACGACTCTCACACTTTGACTACGTCAAGAATGAAGACCTGGAGAAGATCGGCATGGGACGCCCAG GTCAGAGGAGGCTCTGGGAGGCAGTCAAGAGGAGACGAGCcctttataaaagaaaatcctGGATGAGCAAG GTGTTTCCAGTGAAACGACCGGACGCTGACACACAGCAGCCCCACGGGGCATCGTCTGCCGCGGCCCCGGCCAGTAGTGAGTCAGGGGCCGCGCTCACCTGCCTGATTAGAGAGTCGGAGCTTCAGCTGTTTGAGCGGCTTGGAGACGGGACATTCGGGGTGGTGCGGCGAGGAGAGTGGACTGCACCCAACGGCAGAGTG TTGTCAGTGGCAGTAAAATGCCTGAAATCAAATGTACTGGACTCAGATGGTCTGGATGATTTCATCAGAGAGGTGAATGCCATGCATTCACTGAGCCACCAAAACCTCATCCGCCTGTATGGCATCGTCCTCACACAGCCTATGAAGATG GTGACTGAGCTGGCTCCTCTGGGCTCCCTGTTGGATCGGCTCAGAAAGCGGCAGGGTCACATCCTCATCTCCTCGCTGTGTAACTATGGCGTGCAG GTGGCCTGTGGGATGGCTTACCTGGAGCAGAAGCGTTTCCTCCACAGGGACCTCGCAGCCCGTAATGTGCTGCTGTCCACCAATGAAACTGTGAAGATTGGAGACTTTGGCCTAATGAGGGCACTGCCTAAACACACCGACCAATACGTCATGGAGGAAGGCCACAAAATCCCTTTCCCATG GTGTGCTCCAGAGTCTCTGAAGTCTCGCACTTTCTCTCACGCATCTGACACCTGGATGTTTGGGGTCACCCTTTGGGAGATGTTCACCCACGGACAGGAGCCGTGGCTGGGTCTGAATGGGAGCCAG ATCCTTCACAAGGTGGACGTGGAAGCTGAGAGGCTGTGTAAACCAGACGATTGTCCTCAGGATATCTACAATGTGATGCTGCAGTGCTGGAGCCCCAAACCTGAAGACAGACCAACTTTCATTGCCCTCAGAGACTTCCTGCTCGAG ACCATGCCCACAGATATGAGAGCCCTGCAGGACTTTGAGGAGGAAGACAAGCTCCAGATTACAATGAATGATGTTATCACCATCATTGAAGGAAG ggcAGAGCACTACTGGTGGCGAGGTCAGAACAGGCGCACACTGCGTGTCGGTCAGTTTCCCCGTCATGTAGTGACGTCAGTCGCCGGTCTTTCCGCCCAGGACATCAGCCGGCCACTTAAACACTCTTTTATACACACTGGACATGGAGACACAGACCCCCAGAGGAGCTGGGGACACGCAGACCGCATAGACAG CCTGTACTTGGGGAACCCCATGGACCCTCCTGATGTCCTGGGAATGGATTCAGGCATTGCGAGACCGACCAAACTTCCCAACCGTGCCAAGA AGCTACCTCCCCCTCGTCCACCCCAACCTGCCGTTCTGCTCAAGA AGCCGTTCTACGACTCTGTGATGGACGATTACGATGACGAGGAAGACGCCAGCGCGTCGTCTGGGTTGAAGAAGCTGGGAGCATCCCTAGGTCTGAAGCTTCGGCCGTGGGAGGGGACAGGCGTGCGTTCAGCCAAGAGCGAGGTGTCGCTTATTGACTTCACCGATGACAGTTTCAGCTCTACCACACCTTCTCCGCTCACTGAGTCTCGGCAGCTGGATGAGGACACCCTAAAG GACACTCCCTCCATTCTGGACTGGCCTCTCCCCCAGCCAGCGTACGATGAAGTTACTGCAGAGGCTGAGGATCAATCAGAGGACCAGGAAGTGCGGTCCATATACAAAGGGTtgactgaagaagcttcttcatcCGCTGGTGGTGGCTTGACAGGAAGGAGCGAATCCCAGTCAGCTGACCTCTTCCAGGAGCTACAGAGGGAG GTGATGGTGAAGCTGCAGGTTCCAATGGCAACAGGCCgctccctcccctcctccccacTCCCCATGCCTCTGGCTCCTTTGGGCCCGCACCGACAGATCCATCTTCCCCCTCCATCTCCCTCGTCTGCCTCCTCCTTTGCCTCCTGCTTTGAGGACAGGCCTGTGCTGCCTCCTCGCAGTCCCGTCCCTCCTCTGCGTCCCTCCAAACACAACCTCTCCGCCCGTGCCATAAACCCAGAAGCACGCACCAGCTCCATTTCACTGGGCAACGAAGATGACACACCCCCTCAGATCCCACCCAGAGACCACGCCTTTTCTCAGCCAGGCTCCCGCTCCTCGTCACCTGTAGCAttgccacctcctcctctcgCCGTCTCGCCCCGTCGGGCATCGGGACTGCTGGGTCCACTCCTGTCCTCCAACTCTCCATCGTCGTCTTCCTCTTTGCCTCAAGCTTCATCCCATTCCTCACGCTTAGGACTTCCTGGCTCATCGTACTCCTCCACGTCCTTACTGGATCCACTCGCCTTTCGTGAGGGGCGTGGCCTTTCCTCACTGATTGACAGTTCGCAGAGCTCTGCCCCCGTCCCACTGCCGGAGAGACCAGCTTTTCTGGAGAG ATACGGAGCAGCCAACATGGCGGCAGTCAAACCTATGATGCAGCAGCACCCTAGTGGAGCCAAACCGAACACCTCCTACAACAACAATAACGGCCGAGCTGCAGCTCCCAGCATTCAACGGGAACAGAGCATCACACAG GTCCAAGGAGCTGTGCACGGTGTCACGATAGAGGAGTGTCAGGCTGCTCTGCAGAGCCACGAGTGGAGCATCCCTCAGGCCATAAACCATTTAAAG GTGGAGCAGCTGTTTCGGCTAGGGCTGCGTTCAAGAGCCGAGTGCGAGGAGCTGCTGCAGCATCACCAGTGGGACCTGGAACATGCCAGCACGGTCATGCTGGACACATACGGACCACATCGCAACAG GGGGCAGTGTCAAAAGTATGTGGAACCGCTGAATGTGGGAGCTTTTTGGAGCCAGAG
- the tnk2a gene encoding activated CDC42 kinase 1 isoform X4 codes for MQCEEGTEWLLELLTDVQLQQYFLRIRDDLNVTRLSHFDYVKNEDLEKIGMGRPGPGQRRLWEAVKRRRALYKRKSWMSKVFPVKRPDADTQQPHGASSAAAPASSESGAALTCLIRESELQLFERLGDGTFGVVRRGEWTAPNGRVLSVAVKCLKSNVLDSDGLDDFIREVNAMHSLSHQNLIRLYGIVLTQPMKMVTELAPLGSLLDRLRKRQGHILISSLCNYGVQVACGMAYLEQKRFLHRDLAARNVLLSTNETVKIGDFGLMRALPKHTDQYVMEEGHKIPFPWCAPESLKSRTFSHASDTWMFGVTLWEMFTHGQEPWLGLNGSQILHKVDVEAERLCKPDDCPQDIYNVMLQCWSPKPEDRPTFIALRDFLLETMPTDMRALQDFEEEDKLQITMNDVITIIEGRAEHYWWRGQNRRTLRVGQFPRHVVTSVAGLSAQDISRPLKHSFIHTGHGDTDPQRSWGHADRIDSLYLGNPMDPPDVLGMDSGIARPTKLPNRAKKLPPPRPPQPAVLLKKPFYDSVMDDYDDEEDASASSGLKKLGASLGLKLRPWEGTGVRSAKSEVSLIDFTDDSFSSTTPSPLTESRQLDEDTLKDTPSILDWPLPQPAYDEVTAEAEDQSEDQEVRSIYKGLTEEASSSAGGGLTGRSESQSADLFQELQREVMVKLQVPMATGRSLPSSPLPMPLAPLGPHRQIHLPPPSPSSASSFASCFEDRPVLPPRSPVPPLRPSKHNLSARAINPEARTSSISLGNEDDTPPQIPPRDHAFSQPGSRSSSPVALPPPPLAVSPRRASGLLGPLLSSNSPSSSSSLPQASSHSSRLGLPGSSYSSTSLLDPLAFREGRGLSSLIDSSQSSAPVPLPERPAFLERYGAANMAAVKPMMQQHPSGAKPNTSYNNNNGRAAAPSIQREQSITQVQGAVHGVTIEECQAALQSHEWSIPQAINHLKVEQLFRLGLRSRAECEELLQHHQWDLEHASTVMLDTYGPHRNRGQCQKYVEPLNVGAFWSQRK; via the exons ATGCAGTGTGAGGAGGGCACAGAGTGGCTGCTGGAGCTGCTGACAGATGTGCAGCTGCAGCAGTACTTCCTTCGGATCCGTGATGATCTCAACGTCACACGACTCTCACACTTTGACTACGTCAAGAATGAAGACCTGGAGAAGATCGGCATGGGACGCCCAG GTCCAGGTCAGAGGAGGCTCTGGGAGGCAGTCAAGAGGAGACGAGCcctttataaaagaaaatcctGGATGAGCAAG GTGTTTCCAGTGAAACGACCGGACGCTGACACACAGCAGCCCCACGGGGCATCGTCTGCCGCGGCCCCGGCCAGTAGTGAGTCAGGGGCCGCGCTCACCTGCCTGATTAGAGAGTCGGAGCTTCAGCTGTTTGAGCGGCTTGGAGACGGGACATTCGGGGTGGTGCGGCGAGGAGAGTGGACTGCACCCAACGGCAGAGTG TTGTCAGTGGCAGTAAAATGCCTGAAATCAAATGTACTGGACTCAGATGGTCTGGATGATTTCATCAGAGAGGTGAATGCCATGCATTCACTGAGCCACCAAAACCTCATCCGCCTGTATGGCATCGTCCTCACACAGCCTATGAAGATG GTGACTGAGCTGGCTCCTCTGGGCTCCCTGTTGGATCGGCTCAGAAAGCGGCAGGGTCACATCCTCATCTCCTCGCTGTGTAACTATGGCGTGCAG GTGGCCTGTGGGATGGCTTACCTGGAGCAGAAGCGTTTCCTCCACAGGGACCTCGCAGCCCGTAATGTGCTGCTGTCCACCAATGAAACTGTGAAGATTGGAGACTTTGGCCTAATGAGGGCACTGCCTAAACACACCGACCAATACGTCATGGAGGAAGGCCACAAAATCCCTTTCCCATG GTGTGCTCCAGAGTCTCTGAAGTCTCGCACTTTCTCTCACGCATCTGACACCTGGATGTTTGGGGTCACCCTTTGGGAGATGTTCACCCACGGACAGGAGCCGTGGCTGGGTCTGAATGGGAGCCAG ATCCTTCACAAGGTGGACGTGGAAGCTGAGAGGCTGTGTAAACCAGACGATTGTCCTCAGGATATCTACAATGTGATGCTGCAGTGCTGGAGCCCCAAACCTGAAGACAGACCAACTTTCATTGCCCTCAGAGACTTCCTGCTCGAG ACCATGCCCACAGATATGAGAGCCCTGCAGGACTTTGAGGAGGAAGACAAGCTCCAGATTACAATGAATGATGTTATCACCATCATTGAAGGAAG ggcAGAGCACTACTGGTGGCGAGGTCAGAACAGGCGCACACTGCGTGTCGGTCAGTTTCCCCGTCATGTAGTGACGTCAGTCGCCGGTCTTTCCGCCCAGGACATCAGCCGGCCACTTAAACACTCTTTTATACACACTGGACATGGAGACACAGACCCCCAGAGGAGCTGGGGACACGCAGACCGCATAGACAG CCTGTACTTGGGGAACCCCATGGACCCTCCTGATGTCCTGGGAATGGATTCAGGCATTGCGAGACCGACCAAACTTCCCAACCGTGCCAAGA AGCTACCTCCCCCTCGTCCACCCCAACCTGCCGTTCTGCTCAAGA AGCCGTTCTACGACTCTGTGATGGACGATTACGATGACGAGGAAGACGCCAGCGCGTCGTCTGGGTTGAAGAAGCTGGGAGCATCCCTAGGTCTGAAGCTTCGGCCGTGGGAGGGGACAGGCGTGCGTTCAGCCAAGAGCGAGGTGTCGCTTATTGACTTCACCGATGACAGTTTCAGCTCTACCACACCTTCTCCGCTCACTGAGTCTCGGCAGCTGGATGAGGACACCCTAAAG GACACTCCCTCCATTCTGGACTGGCCTCTCCCCCAGCCAGCGTACGATGAAGTTACTGCAGAGGCTGAGGATCAATCAGAGGACCAGGAAGTGCGGTCCATATACAAAGGGTtgactgaagaagcttcttcatcCGCTGGTGGTGGCTTGACAGGAAGGAGCGAATCCCAGTCAGCTGACCTCTTCCAGGAGCTACAGAGGGAG GTGATGGTGAAGCTGCAGGTTCCAATGGCAACAGGCCgctccctcccctcctccccacTCCCCATGCCTCTGGCTCCTTTGGGCCCGCACCGACAGATCCATCTTCCCCCTCCATCTCCCTCGTCTGCCTCCTCCTTTGCCTCCTGCTTTGAGGACAGGCCTGTGCTGCCTCCTCGCAGTCCCGTCCCTCCTCTGCGTCCCTCCAAACACAACCTCTCCGCCCGTGCCATAAACCCAGAAGCACGCACCAGCTCCATTTCACTGGGCAACGAAGATGACACACCCCCTCAGATCCCACCCAGAGACCACGCCTTTTCTCAGCCAGGCTCCCGCTCCTCGTCACCTGTAGCAttgccacctcctcctctcgCCGTCTCGCCCCGTCGGGCATCGGGACTGCTGGGTCCACTCCTGTCCTCCAACTCTCCATCGTCGTCTTCCTCTTTGCCTCAAGCTTCATCCCATTCCTCACGCTTAGGACTTCCTGGCTCATCGTACTCCTCCACGTCCTTACTGGATCCACTCGCCTTTCGTGAGGGGCGTGGCCTTTCCTCACTGATTGACAGTTCGCAGAGCTCTGCCCCCGTCCCACTGCCGGAGAGACCAGCTTTTCTGGAGAG ATACGGAGCAGCCAACATGGCGGCAGTCAAACCTATGATGCAGCAGCACCCTAGTGGAGCCAAACCGAACACCTCCTACAACAACAATAACGGCCGAGCTGCAGCTCCCAGCATTCAACGGGAACAGAGCATCACACAG GTCCAAGGAGCTGTGCACGGTGTCACGATAGAGGAGTGTCAGGCTGCTCTGCAGAGCCACGAGTGGAGCATCCCTCAGGCCATAAACCATTTAAAG GTGGAGCAGCTGTTTCGGCTAGGGCTGCGTTCAAGAGCCGAGTGCGAGGAGCTGCTGCAGCATCACCAGTGGGACCTGGAACATGCCAGCACGGTCATGCTGGACACATACGGACCACATCGCAACAG GGGGCAGTGTCAAAAGTATGTGGAACCGCTGAATGTGGGAGCTTTTTGGAGCCAGAG
- the tnk2a gene encoding activated CDC42 kinase 1 isoform X1: MGESYMYQRLPYTRGEGEGEDEEAGDRSVGGQMMQCEEGTEWLLELLTDVQLQQYFLRIRDDLNVTRLSHFDYVKNEDLEKIGMGRPGPGQRRLWEAVKRRRALYKRKSWMSKVFPVKRPDADTQQPHGASSAAAPASSESGAALTCLIRESELQLFERLGDGTFGVVRRGEWTAPNGRVLSVAVKCLKSNVLDSDGLDDFIREVNAMHSLSHQNLIRLYGIVLTQPMKMVTELAPLGSLLDRLRKRQGHILISSLCNYGVQVACGMAYLEQKRFLHRDLAARNVLLSTNETVKIGDFGLMRALPKHTDQYVMEEGHKIPFPWCAPESLKSRTFSHASDTWMFGVTLWEMFTHGQEPWLGLNGSQILHKVDVEAERLCKPDDCPQDIYNVMLQCWSPKPEDRPTFIALRDFLLETMPTDMRALQDFEEEDKLQITMNDVITIIEGRAEHYWWRGQNRRTLRVGQFPRHVVTSVAGLSAQDISRPLKHSFIHTGHGDTDPQRSWGHADRIDSLYLGNPMDPPDVLGMDSGIARPTKLPNRAKKLPPPRPPQPAVLLKKPFYDSVMDDYDDEEDASASSGLKKLGASLGLKLRPWEGTGVRSAKSEVSLIDFTDDSFSSTTPSPLTESRQLDEDTLKDTPSILDWPLPQPAYDEVTAEAEDQSEDQEVRSIYKGLTEEASSSAGGGLTGRSESQSADLFQELQREVMVKLQVPMATGRSLPSSPLPMPLAPLGPHRQIHLPPPSPSSASSFASCFEDRPVLPPRSPVPPLRPSKHNLSARAINPEARTSSISLGNEDDTPPQIPPRDHAFSQPGSRSSSPVALPPPPLAVSPRRASGLLGPLLSSNSPSSSSSLPQASSHSSRLGLPGSSYSSTSLLDPLAFREGRGLSSLIDSSQSSAPVPLPERPAFLERYGAANMAAVKPMMQQHPSGAKPNTSYNNNNGRAAAPSIQREQSITQVQGAVHGVTIEECQAALQSHEWSIPQAINHLKVEQLFRLGLRSRAECEELLQHHQWDLEHASTVMLDTYGPHRNRGQCQKYVEPLNVGAFWSQRK, from the exons ATGGGGGAGAGCTATATGTACCAGCGACTCCCCTACACCagaggagagggggagggggaggatGAAGAGGCGGGAGACAGGAGTGTCGGTGGACAAATG ATGCAGTGTGAGGAGGGCACAGAGTGGCTGCTGGAGCTGCTGACAGATGTGCAGCTGCAGCAGTACTTCCTTCGGATCCGTGATGATCTCAACGTCACACGACTCTCACACTTTGACTACGTCAAGAATGAAGACCTGGAGAAGATCGGCATGGGACGCCCAG GTCCAGGTCAGAGGAGGCTCTGGGAGGCAGTCAAGAGGAGACGAGCcctttataaaagaaaatcctGGATGAGCAAG GTGTTTCCAGTGAAACGACCGGACGCTGACACACAGCAGCCCCACGGGGCATCGTCTGCCGCGGCCCCGGCCAGTAGTGAGTCAGGGGCCGCGCTCACCTGCCTGATTAGAGAGTCGGAGCTTCAGCTGTTTGAGCGGCTTGGAGACGGGACATTCGGGGTGGTGCGGCGAGGAGAGTGGACTGCACCCAACGGCAGAGTG TTGTCAGTGGCAGTAAAATGCCTGAAATCAAATGTACTGGACTCAGATGGTCTGGATGATTTCATCAGAGAGGTGAATGCCATGCATTCACTGAGCCACCAAAACCTCATCCGCCTGTATGGCATCGTCCTCACACAGCCTATGAAGATG GTGACTGAGCTGGCTCCTCTGGGCTCCCTGTTGGATCGGCTCAGAAAGCGGCAGGGTCACATCCTCATCTCCTCGCTGTGTAACTATGGCGTGCAG GTGGCCTGTGGGATGGCTTACCTGGAGCAGAAGCGTTTCCTCCACAGGGACCTCGCAGCCCGTAATGTGCTGCTGTCCACCAATGAAACTGTGAAGATTGGAGACTTTGGCCTAATGAGGGCACTGCCTAAACACACCGACCAATACGTCATGGAGGAAGGCCACAAAATCCCTTTCCCATG GTGTGCTCCAGAGTCTCTGAAGTCTCGCACTTTCTCTCACGCATCTGACACCTGGATGTTTGGGGTCACCCTTTGGGAGATGTTCACCCACGGACAGGAGCCGTGGCTGGGTCTGAATGGGAGCCAG ATCCTTCACAAGGTGGACGTGGAAGCTGAGAGGCTGTGTAAACCAGACGATTGTCCTCAGGATATCTACAATGTGATGCTGCAGTGCTGGAGCCCCAAACCTGAAGACAGACCAACTTTCATTGCCCTCAGAGACTTCCTGCTCGAG ACCATGCCCACAGATATGAGAGCCCTGCAGGACTTTGAGGAGGAAGACAAGCTCCAGATTACAATGAATGATGTTATCACCATCATTGAAGGAAG ggcAGAGCACTACTGGTGGCGAGGTCAGAACAGGCGCACACTGCGTGTCGGTCAGTTTCCCCGTCATGTAGTGACGTCAGTCGCCGGTCTTTCCGCCCAGGACATCAGCCGGCCACTTAAACACTCTTTTATACACACTGGACATGGAGACACAGACCCCCAGAGGAGCTGGGGACACGCAGACCGCATAGACAG CCTGTACTTGGGGAACCCCATGGACCCTCCTGATGTCCTGGGAATGGATTCAGGCATTGCGAGACCGACCAAACTTCCCAACCGTGCCAAGA AGCTACCTCCCCCTCGTCCACCCCAACCTGCCGTTCTGCTCAAGA AGCCGTTCTACGACTCTGTGATGGACGATTACGATGACGAGGAAGACGCCAGCGCGTCGTCTGGGTTGAAGAAGCTGGGAGCATCCCTAGGTCTGAAGCTTCGGCCGTGGGAGGGGACAGGCGTGCGTTCAGCCAAGAGCGAGGTGTCGCTTATTGACTTCACCGATGACAGTTTCAGCTCTACCACACCTTCTCCGCTCACTGAGTCTCGGCAGCTGGATGAGGACACCCTAAAG GACACTCCCTCCATTCTGGACTGGCCTCTCCCCCAGCCAGCGTACGATGAAGTTACTGCAGAGGCTGAGGATCAATCAGAGGACCAGGAAGTGCGGTCCATATACAAAGGGTtgactgaagaagcttcttcatcCGCTGGTGGTGGCTTGACAGGAAGGAGCGAATCCCAGTCAGCTGACCTCTTCCAGGAGCTACAGAGGGAG GTGATGGTGAAGCTGCAGGTTCCAATGGCAACAGGCCgctccctcccctcctccccacTCCCCATGCCTCTGGCTCCTTTGGGCCCGCACCGACAGATCCATCTTCCCCCTCCATCTCCCTCGTCTGCCTCCTCCTTTGCCTCCTGCTTTGAGGACAGGCCTGTGCTGCCTCCTCGCAGTCCCGTCCCTCCTCTGCGTCCCTCCAAACACAACCTCTCCGCCCGTGCCATAAACCCAGAAGCACGCACCAGCTCCATTTCACTGGGCAACGAAGATGACACACCCCCTCAGATCCCACCCAGAGACCACGCCTTTTCTCAGCCAGGCTCCCGCTCCTCGTCACCTGTAGCAttgccacctcctcctctcgCCGTCTCGCCCCGTCGGGCATCGGGACTGCTGGGTCCACTCCTGTCCTCCAACTCTCCATCGTCGTCTTCCTCTTTGCCTCAAGCTTCATCCCATTCCTCACGCTTAGGACTTCCTGGCTCATCGTACTCCTCCACGTCCTTACTGGATCCACTCGCCTTTCGTGAGGGGCGTGGCCTTTCCTCACTGATTGACAGTTCGCAGAGCTCTGCCCCCGTCCCACTGCCGGAGAGACCAGCTTTTCTGGAGAG ATACGGAGCAGCCAACATGGCGGCAGTCAAACCTATGATGCAGCAGCACCCTAGTGGAGCCAAACCGAACACCTCCTACAACAACAATAACGGCCGAGCTGCAGCTCCCAGCATTCAACGGGAACAGAGCATCACACAG GTCCAAGGAGCTGTGCACGGTGTCACGATAGAGGAGTGTCAGGCTGCTCTGCAGAGCCACGAGTGGAGCATCCCTCAGGCCATAAACCATTTAAAG GTGGAGCAGCTGTTTCGGCTAGGGCTGCGTTCAAGAGCCGAGTGCGAGGAGCTGCTGCAGCATCACCAGTGGGACCTGGAACATGCCAGCACGGTCATGCTGGACACATACGGACCACATCGCAACAG GGGGCAGTGTCAAAAGTATGTGGAACCGCTGAATGTGGGAGCTTTTTGGAGCCAGAG